The DNA segment CGCATGCACACCGGCAATCTCGAGGTCGTGGCCCTGCGCCACGGTTACAGCGGGCGCTCTTCCCTGGCCCGCGGGCTCACCGGCATGCACACCTGGCGCAAGGCCACCATCGAGGTCGGCATCGTGCACGCCATGAACCCCTACTGCTATCGCTGCCCGCTGGGACTGAAGTATCCGGAGTGCGAGGTGGCCTGCGCCAAGGACCTGGAGCAGGTGATCCAGTTCTCCACCTCGGGGCGCATCGCCGCCTTCATCGCCGAGCCTATCCAGGGCGTGGGCGGGTTCATCACTCCGCCCAAGGAATATTTCAAGCTCGCCTTCAACATCGTGAAGCAGTACGGCGGCGACTTCATCGCCGACGAGGTGCAGACCGCCTGGGGCCGCACCGGGCACAAGTGGTTCGGCATCGAGCACTGGGAGGTGGAGCCCGACATCCTGACCTCGGCCAAGGGCCTGGCCAACGGCCAGCCCGTCGGCCTGACCGTGACGCGACCCGAGATCGCCGACTCCTTCCAGGGGCTGACCATCTCCACCTTCGGCGGCAATCCCGTGACCTGCGCCACCGCCAAAGCGGTCATCGACGTGATCGAGGAAGACGACCTGCGCAGCAACGCGGCCGTGGTCGGCGCCTACTGGCGCGAGAAGCTGGAGGCGCTGGCCGACAAGCACCCGCTCATCGGCGACGTGCGCGGCATGGGCCTGATGCAGGCCCTGGAGCTGGTGGAGGACCGCAAGTCCAAGCAGCCTGCTCCCGCCGCCACCAACGCGGTGATGGAAGCGGCGCGCGAACGCGGCCTGCTCATCGGCAAGGGCGGCTTCTACGGCAACTGCCTGCGCATGTCCCCGCCGCTCAACATCGCCAAGAGCGACGTGGACGAGGCCGTGCGCATCCTCGACGAGAGCTTCGTCGCCGTGGAGCACGCCTCGGCCGCGGTCACCGGACGCTAGCGCACGAGCAGCGGGAAGTCCATCCCGGTGTTGAAGCTCACCGGATACTGCTTGGCGTGCTGGTACTGCTCGGTGAGGTCGGGGACCTGCTGGTTCACGTACTGCAGCAGCGACAGCACCGTGATCATGCCCTCCGGGTTCGCGGGCGCCTGCGGCTCGCCTTTCTCTCCCAGCCCACTCAAGAGCGCGTAGGTCAGCACACCGTGGCCGAGCTGCGGCACCTCGGCGGCGTACTGCTGCTTGGTGGAAGCGGCCAGCAGGTAGACGCCGTTGGCGCGCGCCAGCATCTGCGTGGCCTTGCGCTCCGGGCTGCCCAGCCCGCGGAAGGTCACCAGCTTGGCCAGCACCGGCAGCGCCGTCTCCGACTGGCAGGCGTCCAGGATCAGCACCTGCTTGAGCGCCGGGATGCGCCGCAGGTAGTCGCCCAGGGTGAGCGCCGAGACCCCGTACTGGCGGATGGCGGCCTCGTCGTCGCCCTCGATGTGCATCTCGTGGGGCAGGAAGTAGAACTGCTGCTCCAGCCCGACCCCGTGCCCGGCAAGATAGATGAGCAGAACGTCTTCCGGTTTAGCGTCGTGGGTGAGCTTCTCCAGCGCGGCGCGCAGGTTGGCCTGGGTGGCCTGGTCGTCGAAGAGCGTGACCGCGTCCACCGAAGAGAACAGCCTCTCTTCGTGGGTCTCAAAAAAGCGGGCGATGGCCTCGCCGTCCTGGCGCGCGAAGTTCAGGTTCAGCTCCGAATCTTCATACTGGTTCACGCCCACCACCAGCAGGTGCAGGATGGGCTTGGACGGCGGCGGGGCATCCAGCACCAGGCGCACCGCGTCGTCATTCGACTCCACCCGCTCCTTGCTGGTGGCCACGGCCTTGAGCACGTTCTCGCCCGGGACCAATTCGACCTCGAAGGCGTAGGTGTCGGAGGCGCTCTGGAAGCCGCGGCCGGCCTCGCGCGCGTCCACCAGCTTGCCGTTCTGGTAGAGGCTGACGCCGGCGATGCCTCCGCCCTGGTCCTTGACCTCCACCGTCACCAGCGCGCGGTCGCTCTTCACCGTGCCCGCGGCCGGCGAGAGGATGCGCACAGCAGGCGGCAGCTTGAGGCTGGCGATGTCCACCGTGGGCCTGGGCCGCTCTCCGGCGAGGATGCGCGCCAGCAGGCCGGGCGTGTAGTAGTCGGCGAAGAACTTGTCCGGAGGATAGACATGGTCGCCGATGCGCCAGGTCACCAGGTCCTTCATGCCCTGCTCGGAGCCGTCGAACAGGCCGTCGGGCGTGACCGCCAGCCAGTCGCTGCTGCTGCGCATGGTGATCAGGGAGGCCACCTCC comes from the Terriglobales bacterium genome and includes:
- a CDS encoding aminotransferase class III-fold pyridoxal phosphate-dependent enzyme, encoding RMHTGNLEVVALRHGYSGRSSLARGLTGMHTWRKATIEVGIVHAMNPYCYRCPLGLKYPECEVACAKDLEQVIQFSTSGRIAAFIAEPIQGVGGFITPPKEYFKLAFNIVKQYGGDFIADEVQTAWGRTGHKWFGIEHWEVEPDILTSAKGLANGQPVGLTVTRPEIADSFQGLTISTFGGNPVTCATAKAVIDVIEEDDLRSNAAVVGAYWREKLEALADKHPLIGDVRGMGLMQALELVEDRKSKQPAPAATNAVMEAARERGLLIGKGGFYGNCLRMSPPLNIAKSDVDEAVRILDESFVAVEHASAAVTGR